From one Nitrosococcus halophilus Nc 4 genomic stretch:
- a CDS encoding DEAD/DEAH box helicase family protein: MRIHFEPNLKHQSEAVSAIVRVFEGAPYTRPEERFWSGEVSSNILKLPAEYWQANVAAIAAENGIEDYAPTSERDFTIEMETGTGKTYVYLRTIFELHRRYGLHKFIIVVPSVAIREGTLAQLCLTKGHFREIYATEAEVTEYDSKNLTQVRSFCVSNHLSIMVMNKQAFDSDAKIINDENRDGGNLMEMLRQVQPIIIMDEPQEGMDTPNMQARIAAFNPLFKLRYSATHRELKNIIYRLTPFDAYNRGLVKKIAVLSIHETNTQSNVAIEFRKLNLSAADPTARLQLNVRLKGGDLKAKLITVKRGDDLEKKTGNPVYHGWIVEDIGTTDLYGGEGYVKFTNGEQIGEGAKHGSDQEAIFREQIRRAIHNHFERKKQLVPIGIKPLALFFIDRVANYMDEDGLIRRLFLEEYQAFYRKAHKEDPPNAHEVHGGYFAKTSSGDYTDNAKSMATNAEIYEKILKAKEALLSFDEPLEFIFSHSALGVGWDNPNVFTICTLNETESIIKKRQEIGRGLRLCVDQQGRRYRDPESVKENEEVNLLTVVANQSYYAFVSSYQEELHEELGIHAKAPPVRDNNRKLVKLHLNSERFTSDDFKNLWKRIARKTRCRVHFREDELIEKSIAALADIAVDENRLEVSLTYWSRMTEADGIEGQGKGSTRAALSPHLSRVDVVDEFARNTALSDVTAASILDGMAEVQKRQLAKNPMQFLAEATKKVRRVLEREMVRLVKYEPIEESHPLDLFETVIETKRETTATPKHGLYDRIIHDSDVEKHFAGELDNHHAVRVLIKLPASYKIPTPIGNYNPDFALVIEKKDLDNPAAEQRFYFTVETKGTTEWEKLKSDEKLKIECAVKHFEAIGLAAYLAPVDSLKSFDTRARERIGQTFFDM, from the coding sequence CTGAAGTTACCCGCCGAATATTGGCAGGCTAATGTTGCTGCCATTGCCGCTGAGAATGGCATAGAGGATTATGCACCGACCAGCGAGCGGGATTTTACCATTGAGATGGAGACCGGCACGGGGAAAACCTACGTCTATCTCCGCACCATCTTTGAATTGCACCGGCGCTATGGCTTGCACAAGTTCATTATCGTCGTACCGAGCGTAGCGATCCGCGAGGGCACACTGGCCCAGCTATGCCTCACCAAAGGGCATTTCCGGGAAATCTACGCAACCGAAGCCGAAGTCACTGAGTATGATAGCAAGAATCTGACTCAGGTGCGGAGTTTCTGCGTCTCCAATCATCTTTCCATCATGGTCATGAATAAGCAGGCCTTCGACAGCGATGCCAAGATCATCAATGACGAGAACCGAGACGGCGGTAATTTAATGGAGATGCTGCGCCAGGTGCAGCCGATCATCATTATGGATGAGCCGCAGGAGGGCATGGACACCCCCAATATGCAGGCCCGGATCGCCGCCTTCAATCCGCTGTTTAAGCTGCGCTATTCTGCCACCCACCGCGAACTAAAGAACATTATTTACCGCCTCACTCCCTTCGATGCGTACAATCGTGGACTGGTGAAAAAGATTGCCGTGCTCTCGATTCACGAGACGAATACGCAAAGCAATGTAGCCATAGAGTTCAGAAAGCTTAACCTGAGCGCGGCCGATCCAACTGCCCGGCTACAGCTTAATGTCCGCCTGAAGGGCGGCGATCTCAAAGCCAAGCTTATCACTGTGAAGCGTGGCGACGACCTGGAGAAAAAGACCGGCAACCCTGTCTACCATGGCTGGATTGTTGAGGATATTGGCACCACCGATCTCTACGGTGGTGAAGGCTATGTGAAGTTCACCAACGGTGAGCAGATCGGTGAAGGCGCAAAGCATGGCAGCGATCAGGAAGCTATCTTTCGCGAGCAAATTCGCCGCGCCATCCACAATCATTTTGAGCGCAAGAAGCAGCTTGTACCAATAGGCATCAAGCCTCTTGCCCTGTTCTTTATTGACCGTGTGGCCAACTATATGGATGAGGACGGGCTGATTCGCCGCCTGTTCCTGGAAGAATATCAGGCGTTCTACCGTAAGGCCCATAAAGAAGACCCGCCCAATGCTCATGAAGTGCATGGTGGTTATTTCGCTAAGACTAGCAGCGGCGATTACACCGATAACGCCAAGTCCATGGCGACCAATGCTGAAATTTACGAAAAAATTCTAAAGGCTAAGGAAGCCTTGCTTTCCTTTGATGAGCCCCTTGAGTTCATTTTCTCGCACTCGGCCTTGGGGGTAGGGTGGGACAACCCGAATGTCTTCACTATCTGCACCTTGAATGAGACTGAAAGCATCATCAAGAAGCGGCAGGAGATAGGGCGGGGCCTTCGCCTGTGCGTCGATCAACAGGGCAGGCGCTATCGTGATCCGGAATCGGTGAAAGAAAACGAGGAAGTGAACCTGCTCACTGTTGTAGCCAATCAGAGCTATTATGCTTTCGTCAGTAGCTATCAAGAGGAGCTGCATGAAGAGCTTGGTATTCATGCCAAAGCGCCGCCGGTGCGCGACAATAATCGCAAACTTGTAAAACTTCATCTCAATTCTGAGCGTTTTACCTCAGACGACTTTAAGAATCTTTGGAAGCGGATCGCCCGTAAAACCCGGTGCCGGGTGCATTTCCGGGAAGACGAGTTGATCGAGAAAAGTATTGCCGCCCTGGCGGATATTGCCGTGGATGAGAACCGGTTGGAAGTGTCATTGACCTACTGGAGCCGAATGACTGAAGCAGACGGGATCGAGGGGCAAGGGAAAGGCTCAACCCGTGCTGCTCTTAGTCCGCACCTTTCCAGGGTTGATGTGGTGGACGAATTCGCCCGGAATACGGCTCTATCTGACGTGACAGCCGCCTCCATTCTAGATGGGATGGCAGAGGTGCAGAAACGCCAGCTTGCCAAGAACCCCATGCAGTTTCTTGCCGAGGCCACTAAAAAAGTGCGCCGGGTGCTGGAACGGGAAATGGTGCGGTTGGTGAAATACGAGCCGATTGAGGAATCTCACCCTCTCGACCTGTTCGAGACCGTGATCGAGACCAAACGGGAAACTACAGCCACGCCGAAGCATGGCCTCTATGATCGTATCATCCATGATTCCGACGTGGAGAAGCACTTCGCCGGTGAACTCGACAACCACCATGCAGTGCGTGTCCTTATTAAACTACCAGCCAGTTATAAAATCCCGACACCAATCGGGAACTATAACCCCGATTTTGCACTGGTGATTGAAAAAAAGGACTTGGATAATCCTGCCGCTGAGCAGCGCTTTTATTTTACTGTAGAGACCAAAGGTACTACCGAATGGGAGAAGCTAAAATCTGATGAAAAGCTAAAGATTGAATGTGCGGTGAAGCACTTCGAGGCCATTGGCCTTGCGGCCTATCTGGCCCCGGTGGATAGCTTGAAGAGCTTCGATACCCGCGCCCGTGAGCGCATCGGCCAGACTTTTTTTGATATGTAA
- a CDS encoding site-specific DNA-methyltransferase, with translation MTKTALREVKEPKPIAITSPDQQKARLNELKRLFPDLFDGEGNLDEKALRALVSPDGLALNERFRFEWAGKQQSKRYAFTPSRATLVADPTRSVDFESTENLIIEGDNLEVLKLLQATYFERVKCIYIDPPYNTGNDFIYPDDYRETKTAYWKRSGAIKDGVRLTAVTEASGRRHSNWLNMMQSRLLLARQLLRDDGIIFISIDDNEVAHLKLLASDIFGAENFIGQVTVLCNPKGRSQDKYLANCHEFLLIYSKSPLENGAVSVPKSTDEVKKNFPLRDEGGVYRELELRNTHREFGRHNRPNLYYPFYVSSTGKVSLDPKDGDEEIYPNWDDGFEGCWTWGKDRARQDLDKIVARKVSGRWKIFRKAYAAEPGNAPVKKLKSIWSDKKYHTEKGQTEFNRLFEKKEKIFQSPKSVDLIADAIRMATDEESIVMDFFAGSGTTAHAVFQVNAEDGKKRKFILVQVPEITAKDSLASKEGLSTISSLCIERVRLAGQKTREEHPDAEIDTGFRVYRLTDSYFPQNFYTPDPNKTEAENVAALEEHLEASRQHLLFGNEDFDEVVTEIALKNGYGLFYELEKLAAFTSNAVYRLRGNDKAALLCLDATLNEETIEALAQHSDEQLIVSSRALDTTKKWALQAAFKDNLHTA, from the coding sequence ATGACCAAGACTGCCTTAAGGGAAGTAAAAGAGCCGAAGCCGATAGCCATCACCAGCCCCGATCAGCAGAAAGCACGCCTTAATGAATTGAAGCGCCTGTTTCCTGACCTGTTCGATGGCGAGGGCAATCTGGATGAGAAGGCCCTGCGTGCCTTGGTATCGCCTGACGGATTGGCTTTGAACGAGCGCTTCCGCTTTGAATGGGCAGGCAAGCAGCAGTCAAAGCGGTATGCTTTCACCCCGAGCCGGGCCACTTTGGTGGCTGATCCGACCCGTAGCGTAGATTTCGAGAGCACGGAAAACCTTATCATCGAAGGCGATAATCTGGAAGTGCTGAAGCTACTTCAAGCGACCTACTTTGAGCGGGTGAAATGCATCTATATCGATCCTCCCTATAACACCGGGAATGACTTTATCTATCCAGATGACTACCGAGAAACCAAGACGGCCTATTGGAAGAGAAGCGGTGCTATCAAGGATGGAGTGAGGCTCACTGCCGTTACCGAAGCTAGTGGGCGACGCCATTCTAACTGGTTGAATATGATGCAATCCAGGCTTTTATTGGCCCGTCAGTTGTTGCGAGATGATGGGATAATCTTCATTAGTATTGATGACAATGAAGTTGCCCACTTAAAATTGCTTGCATCAGATATATTTGGTGCTGAAAATTTTATCGGTCAAGTCACGGTATTATGCAATCCAAAGGGGCGGTCGCAGGACAAATATCTTGCGAACTGTCATGAGTTTCTTCTGATTTACTCAAAATCCCCGTTAGAGAATGGAGCTGTATCCGTTCCTAAGTCCACTGATGAGGTGAAAAAAAATTTTCCTCTTCGGGATGAAGGTGGAGTTTATCGTGAATTGGAGCTGCGCAATACTCACCGTGAGTTCGGGCGGCATAACCGTCCTAATCTTTATTATCCATTTTATGTATCGAGCACTGGAAAAGTATCACTTGATCCAAAAGATGGGGATGAAGAAATTTACCCGAATTGGGATGATGGCTTCGAAGGATGTTGGACATGGGGAAAAGATAGAGCACGGCAGGATCTTGATAAAATTGTTGCCCGGAAAGTTTCCGGTAGATGGAAGATATTCCGCAAAGCATATGCGGCAGAACCTGGAAATGCTCCTGTAAAAAAACTGAAGTCCATATGGAGTGACAAGAAATATCATACTGAAAAAGGACAAACTGAATTTAATCGCCTCTTTGAAAAAAAGGAGAAAATATTTCAATCCCCAAAATCTGTTGACCTGATTGCAGATGCGATTCGTATGGCAACAGACGAAGAATCCATTGTTATGGACTTTTTTGCGGGATCAGGAACTACGGCTCATGCTGTTTTCCAAGTTAATGCAGAAGATGGGAAAAAGAGAAAATTTATTCTTGTCCAAGTTCCTGAAATTACAGCTAAAGACAGCCTTGCTAGCAAGGAAGGGTTGTCTACGATTTCTTCTTTATGTATTGAGCGAGTGAGACTAGCCGGACAGAAAACCCGTGAAGAGCATCCAGATGCTGAGATCGATACGGGTTTCCGTGTTTATCGTCTCACTGACAGCTACTTCCCGCAAAATTTCTATACTCCTGACCCGAATAAGACTGAGGCCGAGAACGTAGCTGCACTAGAAGAGCATCTAGAGGCCAGCCGCCAGCACTTGCTGTTCGGTAACGAGGACTTCGATGAAGTAGTTACCGAAATTGCCCTCAAAAATGGTTACGGCCTGTTTTATGAGCTGGAGAAACTAGCTGCTTTCACCAGCAATGCTGTTTATCGCCTGAGAGGCAATGATAAGGCTGCCCTGCTATGCCTCGATGCTACCCTCAATGAGGAAACCATAGAGGCCCTTGCTCAGCACAGCGATGAACAACTGATTGTCTCAAGTCGTGCCCTCGACACCACTAAAAAGTGGGCTCTTCAAGCCGCATTCAAAGATAACCTGCATACGGCATGA
- a CDS encoding SIR2 family protein, which produces MAASDYEEVDAPAFSFFKGADDVAASKNGKMFNWEQAAATVRESLSDALCARNVSFLLGSGCSSLLDDESQLGIPTMKPMAEEFINRIGDEDNEFFVTENERDTLLDNLGLDITENNYTSNLEHLMEVLYSFKFALKCSKNNNLTELCETVEAVISKITRYVLRSCTKGAFTRGDETVCNLYQAFYRKLVYRDRALPRPWVFTTNYDLFNETAMDRLGIPYCNGFSGTVERRFNPATFRCSLAEQLDVSSRKWTAVDSFVYLCKLHGSVNWIEEAKGLFPIREIQKADEGAGRVMIYPTPAKQNASFGSPYSDLFREFQSRIVRDQSVLFVLGYSFSDEHINNIIFQALTIPTFRMVAFVPTDLEGVVTQLKDLGDPRIWLIGGDGPSSGRYAHFFDTFIEEFMPEPPGDRVDTAVDKVLQTLMMRRLETDGKGEGNGL; this is translated from the coding sequence ATGGCTGCTAGCGATTACGAGGAGGTAGATGCACCTGCATTTTCTTTCTTTAAGGGTGCCGATGATGTTGCCGCATCAAAGAATGGAAAAATGTTTAACTGGGAACAGGCGGCGGCGACAGTACGTGAAAGTCTCAGCGACGCACTGTGTGCAAGAAACGTCTCTTTTCTGCTCGGCTCGGGATGTTCGTCATTGCTTGATGATGAAAGTCAGCTCGGCATTCCAACGATGAAGCCGATGGCAGAAGAATTTATCAATAGAATAGGTGATGAAGATAATGAATTCTTCGTAACCGAAAACGAGCGAGATACCCTGCTAGACAACCTTGGCCTCGATATAACTGAGAATAATTATACTTCGAATCTGGAGCATCTTATGGAGGTGCTCTACAGTTTTAAGTTCGCTCTTAAGTGCAGCAAAAATAATAACTTAACAGAGCTTTGTGAAACCGTTGAAGCTGTAATCTCAAAAATTACCCGCTATGTCCTAAGAAGCTGTACTAAAGGGGCTTTCACCAGGGGCGATGAAACCGTCTGTAATTTGTATCAGGCCTTTTACCGTAAGCTTGTTTACCGCGACCGCGCTTTACCGAGGCCTTGGGTTTTCACAACAAATTATGATCTGTTTAATGAAACGGCGATGGATAGGCTTGGAATCCCATATTGCAATGGGTTTTCTGGGACAGTCGAGCGCCGGTTTAATCCCGCAACTTTCCGCTGTTCCCTCGCAGAACAGCTTGATGTTTCTAGCCGGAAATGGACAGCGGTGGACAGCTTTGTTTATCTATGCAAGCTGCATGGTTCGGTAAATTGGATAGAGGAAGCCAAAGGGTTATTTCCCATCCGGGAAATACAGAAAGCAGACGAAGGTGCAGGACGTGTTATGATCTATCCCACACCTGCCAAGCAGAATGCCAGTTTTGGCTCTCCTTATTCCGATCTCTTCCGGGAATTCCAATCGCGGATTGTGCGTGACCAAAGCGTGCTGTTTGTGCTCGGCTATAGTTTTTCTGATGAACATATAAATAATATAATTTTTCAGGCACTTACCATACCAACCTTTCGTATGGTTGCTTTCGTGCCTACCGATTTAGAAGGGGTTGTTACCCAACTCAAGGATCTGGGCGACCCTCGCATCTGGTTGATTGGCGGTGACGGGCCATCAAGTGGCCGCTATGCTCACTTTTTCGATACGTTTATTGAAGAATTCATGCCGGAGCCACCAGGCGACAGGGTAGATACCGCTGTTGATAAGGTGCTCCAGACATTGATGATGCGCCGCCTAGAAACTGATGGCAAGGGCGAAGGTAATGGCCTCTGA